TTTAATACAGACGAAACTTAAGACTTATTGCATTTAATCTTAAGCTTTATAAAAAATTACTATTATTCTTTTACTTCATCACAATACCAATCATAAAATTTCTTAATACCCTGTTTTATATTAACCATTGGATTATACCCAATAAACTTTTTTGCCTTGCTTATATCAGCATAAGTAACAGGAACATCACCTTTTTGTATACGCACTCTATTAATAATAGCTTTTTTACCTACAATATTTTCTATGGTTTTTATCAAATCAAGAAGAGATATGGTTTGACTATTGCCAAAATTAAATACTTCAAATTTAAAATCTTTATCTATTAATGACACTATTCCATCTACAACATCATCTATATATGTATAGTCTCTTTTACTTGAGCCATCTCCAAACATATTTATAGATTTACCCTCATATATACTTTTTGTAAACATATGTATAGCCATTTCAGGCCTTTGCCTTGGTCCATATACAGTAAAGAATCTTAAACAAGCAATATTTATATCATGTAATCTCGTATATGTAGAACAAAATAATTCTGCAGCTCTTTTAGCCGCAGCATAAGGAGAAATTTGCAGTTCTACATTATCTTCTTCAGAAAATGGTATTTTATGGTTAATACCATAAACAGAGGATGAAGAGGCATTTATAAATTTCTTTACCCCTCTTTCAACACAAATTTGAAGTAAATTCACAGTTCCTTTAATATCCACATCTACATACTCTAGTGGATCTTTTAATGAATTTCTCACCCCCGCCATAGCAGCCAGATGTATTACCAGTTCCACATTATTTTCATCAAATATATTATTTAATAAATCCTTATTAAGTATATCTCCCCTATATAAAGTATATTTATCGCTTTTTAAAGCTTTCTCAATATTTTTTTCTTTTATTTTAGGATTATAATAAGAATTAAAATTATCTAAATTTACTACTCTATAATTTAAATCCAAGAGTTTATCACATATATTGGAACCAATAAATCCTGCTCCTCCTGTAACCAATATTATTTTCATTTTCTTCCAACTCCTTCATATTCAAAACCAAGTTTCTTCATTTTTTCCGGTTCATAAACATTTCTAATATCCAAAAATAATAATCTTTTCATTTTATCTTTAATTCTACTTAAATTCATACTTCTAAATTGATTCCACTCCGTAGCTAAAATAACTGCCTCTGCATTTGTACAAGCTTCATATTCATCTCTACAATAGTTGATTTTAAGTTCTGGATAGAGTTTTTGGCAGTTAGTCATGGCCGCTGGATCATATACATTAACTTCTGCTCCCTCTTCAACCAATCTATTTCCAATATAAAGAGCTGGTGATTCCCTTAAATCATCTGTTTCAGGTTTAAATGATAATCCTAAAAGTGCTATATTTACTCCTTTTAAATTACCACTAAATTTACATTTTATTTTACGAATCATTCTCTCTTTTTGATTTTCATTTACCTTTATAACTGTTTCTACAATACTGGATTTTGCTCCAAATTCTCGTGCCGTATAAGCTAGTGCCCTAGTATCTTTTGGAAAACAGCTGCCGCCATATCCGGGACCTGGATGTAAAAATTTTGAGCCAATTCTACCATCATGTCCCATGGCCTTAGCCACATGATGAACATCTGCACCAATTTTTTCACATATATTAGCCATTTCATTTATAAATGAGATTTTAACTGCCAAAAAAGCATTGGAAGCATATTTTATCATTTCTGCTGTTTCTAAATTAGTTATAACAAAAGGAACACTTATAAGATATAAAACATTATATATCTGTTTCATTATATACTCTGCCCTTTTACTCTCAACACCTATAACCACTCTATCGGGGTGTGTGAAGTCTTTCACCGCAGCACCTTCTCTTAAAAACTCGGGATTGGACACTATATCAAAAATATCATCTGCTCCCCTTCTATCCAAAACTTCTTTTACCTTAGCTTTTACTTTTTTCCCTGTTCCCACAGGAACAGTACTCTTGTTTACGATAATTTTATACCCATTCATGTACTCAGCTACCTCTTCTACAGCCTTTAGTACATATCCCAAATCTGCCGAACCATCCTCTAGTGGAGGAGTACCCACTGCAATGAATATAACTTCTGAATTTTCAACAGCATATTTAAGATCATTTGTAAAACTCAACCTTTCCATATTCACATTTTTCTTCACTATATCATAAAGTCCTGGCTCATATATGGGTATTTCTAATTTCTTTAATCTTTTTATTTTTTCCTCATCTTTATCTAGGCATATAACATTCATGCCAAACTCTGAAAGACAGGCTCCACTAACTAACCCCACATATCCCGTTCCAATAACTGAAATACTATTATTAAACTCAAACATTTAGCTCACCTTCTACATTTTAGATAAAAAATATTTCATTGTTAAATATATTTGTTTCCTTACAACCTATAGACATTTTAAATTTTCCATGTCCTCTCCAAAATATACTCCCCGTATCATCAGTTTCACTTAAAGAATGATATATCCTCAGCATATACTTCTCATCTATTTCCCTATATTCAATCATAGGAACAGTATACAATAAAGAATTATCTCTTTGTATTACAATTTTTTTATCATTATCCTCCAAAATTAGCTTTTCCTCCGTAGCTCCTATGCACCCATTGGCAGATACATTTAAACTTACCATATCTGTTTGATTGAAATTTTTATCTTTTAATTTATATTCTTCTATGCTGCCACCATTATTTGTCTTATATTTTAAGGTATTTATATCAAAAAATTCTGGATTAAAGGTCAATATGCCTGTCCTAAAAAATATTGGACAAATATCTTTAAATCTAAAATTATATTCTATATCTACCCTACTTTCATTCATATATATATAATATATTTTCCAAAGTTCCCCAAACTCCCCAGTTATCTTGGATTTTACAGGTATTCTTATATTAAAGTTCTCCTCTTTATCTGGATATATTATGCTGCTTTTATCTAAATCCGTTATCTGTCTTAGAGAATTCTGCCTTAAAATAGTATGTCCTGAAAAATAATCTGGTGAATACCTTATGTCATCATAATATCCATGCTCAATATGACCTAAGACACTGTTTTTGCTTACATCTTTTAATACTAAATTTTCAACGGTACCCTTTTTTGTTTTTGAAAATTCTATTTTTACACTTTTAGTTTCTATTATGTTATCTTTTATACTCCAGTTGTTATAATTATAATAGAGGTAATTTTTGAATTCACCATAAATATTTTGTCCTGGTTTTAATTCAGGTAGTTCCATTACAATACTACATTGTCTTATACTACCTTCTCTATAGTATTCCACATTTTCAAATTGGAAATTAACAGGATTGCCATTTAAAAATAATTTATGTTTTTCTTCAAATACCTCTCCCTGCTTAAATTTAACATTACATTCATATATAAATCCCGCCTCTACAACAGAACTCCTGGTATTTATTAATTCAAAAGCATAAGCTTTTTTATGAGAGTTCTTTATATCCATTAATTCTCTTTCTATCATGGCCTCTGTCTTACCAATAAGAGAATAATATTCGGTAAACTTTGATTCTGTGGTCTTAGTTCTATAGTCCGAACCATACAGTAAGGATAAATTTCCCCAAAGTTCATCATTATCTTTATTAAATTTACCTAAAAAATTTAAATTTTCATATATTCTATTGCATTCAGTATTCATTTTAGTATTTTTAAGTCCACTTACAGCCCATCTTACTGCATTATATTTAGGCTGCTTTTTACATACTAAGGGGTACTCTGGTGTAGATATACTTATAAATTTACCTGAATTAATTTCTTCTGCCGCATCTTTTGGAAGTATAAATTCAAATTTATCGTGGTTATTTAAAAACTTAAATATTTTTTTGATTCTATCTATTTCTACAGATGCTTTTGGGTTATAAAACCAGTCATAATTTCCAGGTTTGTAATCAAATATTTCTAAATCAGAGCCGTACATACATAAAATTCTCTCTTCTTTTTCATTAAACTGGGCATTTAAATATCTTAAATACTCCTCCATAGTAATCTGCCCAAAAGCATAACGTTGAAACTTCTGAAAAGCAATAGAATTGTTCCAAAGCAAATTTAATTCTCCACGAGATGTTTTTATTTTATGAGATTTATATTTAAACTCTTTGGGATATGTATTGAATAAATTTGAATTATCATAATCCATAATTAAATTTCTATATCCATTAATACAATAAGCTTCTGCTATACCATCTGAATAACACTGTTCATTTACATAGGAAGTTGAAGGTACTTCTCCTAATATGTCTTTATATACTCTATTTCCCATTTCTAAATTTTTTATATTAACTTTTTGAGGAATTAAAGGAAATATAGCCTGTGACACACCTGAACCCAGTATCTCACATCTTCCTTTATTATATAGTTCCTTTAATTTTTCTATAAATGTATAATCTATTTCTTTAATCTTTTTAAGAGTATAAGCTGTAAGCTCTATACCAAATTTTATATTATGAAATTCTTCTAGTATACTTATAATAGGCCAGTAGCATCTATCAATAGCAAGTGCATATTGTTCTTCCGGAATAGAAGAAAAGGCTAAATTTAAATGGAATGCTGTATACAATTTTAATTTTTTCATGTTTATCTCTCCTAAAGAATAAAATTGATGTACTTAAAATTATTCAAATGTAAATTCTACAGACTTTACAGCCTCTTCAGCAAATTTTACAGCTTCATTTTTATCTTTTCCCACAGCTATAACATACCCTACTCTAGTAGTGTGATTGGACTGCTTTTCTATTAAATCTCCTTCCTTTATAAAAAAATCAACCTTTACTATATTTTTCATGTTCTTCACTTTATCAAGGCCAGATATACTTTTTATTTTTCCTATTCCGGGAAAAAAATATCTTTGTGCTACCCCTCTCTGGAATTTAGGTTTAAAACAATCTGTATTTATTGAATTTCCCACTGCCATATCAATATAGGCATCTACTATATCCACTCCTGTGCCTAAAGGCACATGATCATAACAAAAATTTCCGCCGCTTAATCTGGCTGCAATTTCAACCACATAGGCCCTCCCATTACTATAAATCATATCTCCTTTGCCAGGTCCCCAATTTATATCTAACGCTCTAACTGCTTTTTCAAATTCACTATTAACTAATTTTTTGGCATCCTGTGATAACAAAGTAGGTGAATCGCCGCCATTTTCTATAATATTAGGTGAAAATTTTTCTAACATTTCATAATTTCTATCTGCAAATCCTGTAATATAAAATTCATCTTCATACATAATGCCCTCTGTACTTATTTGGTTACCCTCTAGAAATTTTTCTACCATTACATCTCCACTTCTAGAATTACTTTTACTTTCATTTAAAGCCCATGTTAAATCCACTGCTTCAGTTAATCTTAAAAC
This window of the Clostridium kluyveri DSM 555 genome carries:
- a CDS encoding NAD-dependent epimerase/dehydratase family protein, with the translated sequence MKIILVTGGAGFIGSNICDKLLDLNYRVVNLDNFNSYYNPKIKEKNIEKALKSDKYTLYRGDILNKDLLNNIFDENNVELVIHLAAMAGVRNSLKDPLEYVDVDIKGTVNLLQICVERGVKKFINASSSSVYGINHKIPFSEEDNVELQISPYAAAKRAAELFCSTYTRLHDINIACLRFFTVYGPRQRPEMAIHMFTKSIYEGKSINMFGDGSSKRDYTYIDDVVDGIVSLIDKDFKFEVFNFGNSQTISLLDLIKTIENIVGKKAIINRVRIQKGDVPVTYADISKAKKFIGYNPMVNIKQGIKKFYDWYCDEVKE
- a CDS encoding UDP-glucose dehydrogenase family protein: MFEFNNSISVIGTGYVGLVSGACLSEFGMNVICLDKDEEKIKRLKKLEIPIYEPGLYDIVKKNVNMERLSFTNDLKYAVENSEVIFIAVGTPPLEDGSADLGYVLKAVEEVAEYMNGYKIIVNKSTVPVGTGKKVKAKVKEVLDRRGADDIFDIVSNPEFLREGAAVKDFTHPDRVVIGVESKRAEYIMKQIYNVLYLISVPFVITNLETAEMIKYASNAFLAVKISFINEMANICEKIGADVHHVAKAMGHDGRIGSKFLHPGPGYGGSCFPKDTRALAYTAREFGAKSSIVETVIKVNENQKERMIRKIKCKFSGNLKGVNIALLGLSFKPETDDLRESPALYIGNRLVEEGAEVNVYDPAAMTNCQKLYPELKINYCRDEYEACTNAEAVILATEWNQFRSMNLSRIKDKMKRLLFLDIRNVYEPEKMKKLGFEYEGVGRK
- a CDS encoding alpha-amylase, producing the protein MKKLKLYTAFHLNLAFSSIPEEQYALAIDRCYWPIISILEEFHNIKFGIELTAYTLKKIKEIDYTFIEKLKELYNKGRCEILGSGVSQAIFPLIPQKVNIKNLEMGNRVYKDILGEVPSTSYVNEQCYSDGIAEAYCINGYRNLIMDYDNSNLFNTYPKEFKYKSHKIKTSRGELNLLWNNSIAFQKFQRYAFGQITMEEYLRYLNAQFNEKEERILCMYGSDLEIFDYKPGNYDWFYNPKASVEIDRIKKIFKFLNNHDKFEFILPKDAAEEINSGKFISISTPEYPLVCKKQPKYNAVRWAVSGLKNTKMNTECNRIYENLNFLGKFNKDNDELWGNLSLLYGSDYRTKTTESKFTEYYSLIGKTEAMIERELMDIKNSHKKAYAFELINTRSSVVEAGFIYECNVKFKQGEVFEEKHKLFLNGNPVNFQFENVEYYREGSIRQCSIVMELPELKPGQNIYGEFKNYLYYNYNNWSIKDNIIETKSVKIEFSKTKKGTVENLVLKDVSKNSVLGHIEHGYYDDIRYSPDYFSGHTILRQNSLRQITDLDKSSIIYPDKEENFNIRIPVKSKITGEFGELWKIYYIYMNESRVDIEYNFRFKDICPIFFRTGILTFNPEFFDINTLKYKTNNGGSIEEYKLKDKNFNQTDMVSLNVSANGCIGATEEKLILEDNDKKIVIQRDNSLLYTVPMIEYREIDEKYMLRIYHSLSETDDTGSIFWRGHGKFKMSIGCKETNIFNNEIFFI
- a CDS encoding ATP-grasp domain-containing protein, encoding MKTLLILGAGKEQVPAITRAKSKGIYTVVLDMNPQAEGLKYADEYHIISTRDKKSLIDFVKNCDGKIDGVITIASDIPHMVSKVAEEIGVKHIPIEAACLTVDKLKMKEVLKKAGINVPPFRKINSLNDLKKFINEYAYPVVIKPVDNSGARGVLRLTEAVDLTWALNESKSNSRSGDVMVEKFLEGNQISTEGIMYEDEFYITGFADRNYEMLEKFSPNIIENGGDSPTLLSQDAKKLVNSEFEKAVRALDINWGPGKGDMIYSNGRAYVVEIAARLSGGNFCYDHVPLGTGVDIVDAYIDMAVGNSINTDCFKPKFQRGVAQRYFFPGIGKIKSISGLDKVKNMKNIVKVDFFIKEGDLIEKQSNHTTRVGYVIAVGKDKNEAVKFAEEAVKSVEFTFE